One Campylobacter sputorum genomic window, TAGGTAGTTTGAAAAGTTATCTTTGTTGTTGCCAGTTAAATTGATCTCATTTATTACAAAACAAGGATTTTCGTTTAAGATAAGTGAAAATTTATCGTGCTTGTTTTTTGGTTGCAAATTTATGTTTGAGTTTGGCATATTTTCTTGAAGTTGCTTTAAATGTTGCTGTTCATTTGCGAATTCTCTTTGTTGGATTTGCTTTTCGTTAGAATAAAGCAACGATACAACAAAAATAAAACAAAAGATAATCTTTAGCATTCAGCACCTAAAATAGTTAATATTTAATAAACATTTTATCTTTTATGCTATTAAAAATAACTTAATATGTATAATAATAATCATTTATTTTATATAAAGTTTAATTGTGAACTCACTAATAAAATTTAGTCTATAGATATTTGAAATTTATTGCTTTATAAATTAACTAATAAATCAAATCGAAATAATAACTATGCTAAATAACAAAAAGTATGAAATATATAATACACAAAGTCTCATAAATATTTTTTATTTTAATAACAAAAATTGGCTTTGTTATTTAAAATAAATAAATGATTTCAAATCAAATACTAAATTTGAGTAGTTTTATCAAATTTAGTATTAAAAAATACTATTAAAAAAATAATTATTTTATATTTTTATTTAATATAAATTCACTTTTATATATTTTAATATTTATTATTTTTATAAAATATCAAAGTTTATATTTTATAAATTTAATTCATTAAGATTATAATAAGTAAATTTTATAATAATGCCAAATTTACTTGTTTAAAAACTTGGCATTATTTATTTAGAGTTATAATTATTTTAATTAATCTTGGTTTTAAAAATTACAAAAAACATTAAAGCACATCAAATTTGTAAGATAATTTTATCCAAATTTCATCTTGCTCTGTAGTTTTTGCATCACTTTTGTTCGGGTCTTTTTCTAATTCAGAATAAAATACAGCAGCACTTAAACCTTTAACTTGTTTTACAGCGTAATTTACAACAGTAGCCCAACCTTTTATATCAACATCTTTGTTTGTTTTATTATTTTTACTATCTTGTTCGCCATTTACATAGTGAAATGCAGCTTTAAGACCATTTAAGCCAACTTGAGCAAAATTATACTCAAATAAAATCTTGTGCACATCCATACCTGCTTGATTAGTATAAACAAAAGGTCCTCTTATAGGAAGTGATGTATAAGTATTGCCGCCAAGTCCAACACTTATAATCGCAGAATCTTTGTCGCTAACAGTTGTATATGCATAGTACAAACTAAATCCATATAAATCCTTAAATCCAGCTCTAAGTCCTAACATATCGCCATCAAATCTCTCTTTATCAAACTCACCATCTACCCTTGAGCCATTATACCTAGCGTCAAAAACTAATTTAAGCATATCCAATGGAACTATGTAATTCAATTCTCCAAAAAATAAATTTACATCTCCATTACCATTACCAGAAGCAACATTTGTTATACGAGCATATGATCCTGTAAATGTTGCTTCTTGAATAGATTTATTTATGGCAGCTATAGTAAAAATATTATCAAATTCTCTTGAATATGGACCAACTCCTCCAAGAACTACTCTATCTTTAAATACAGGTGCTCTACCATCTTTATCGCCATCTGTTGACATAACAGCATTTGTTCTACCTTGAAATTTATAAAACCAACCAGCTTGAATCTGTGTATCTGGTAAATTATTATTATATACACTAACACCCTCAAACGCTTCTTTAAAAGCACGAGTATAGTTTCCACTAACAAGTGGCATATTTACATACTGACGACCAAATTTGACATCTGTTTTATCAAAAGCATATCCCAAATACGCCTCAGATAAAACAAATCCTGTAGCCCACCACTCTGCTCTCTTCATTTGTTTTGAATTTTGATCATCATCAAAAGGCGATGCATTGCCCTGCCCTGTTAAGCCGATCCTAAAACCATAAAGAGGATCTGTTACATACGACATTTCTATGCCGGTTGTAAGCATATTTTCATTATTATAAGGACTTCCATCATTTGTCTGATCTACATATGCAGCTTTTAACTCTGTTTTTAACTTTCCATTTACAAGGGCTTCTTCGAGATTCTCAGCAGCATTTAGAATACCAAATGAGCATAATGCCAAACAAACACCCAAACTTAGGTTGATATTTTTCATATTTATCTCCATTTATATAAAATTTATACTTTATTATACAAAAATTAAACTTAAAAATATTTTTCTGAAATAAATTATTAAGATTAAATACAAATTTTTATACAAAAATGTATTTTTTATGGTATAAAATAGAGCTTTTAAAGTTTAAGTTTAAAACTTAATAATGACATTTTAATATATCTATTTAAAATTTAAAATAACCACTTTTTGTATAAAACCTATTTGCATAAAAAGATAATTAATGCGATTTTAATATCTTACAAAATTATTGAGCTTATAATAGTAATCTTTCATCACTAAATTTTGTGTTTTTATATTTAAAATAAGTACTTTTATATATTTTCAAAATTATGAATAAAGTTTTATATATAGTTTAAATTTATTTTAAGCAAATTTTAAATAACTAATATTAAAATTCACACCAAAAGGATAAAATATGATAAAGAAATTTTTTAATTATTCTGTATTAGTAGTGTTTTTTATGCTAATTTTTAATAATAAAAATTTCCTTACTATCTGTTTTGGAATATGTCTATTTTTATACTCTCTTGAAGTTTTATCAAACAGCTTTAAGATGATAACTGGTAGTTGGCTCGAAATTTTTCTTAAGAAAGCCACAAAAAACAATACCACAAGC contains:
- a CDS encoding OprD family outer membrane porin, encoding MKNINLSLGVCLALCSFGILNAAENLEEALVNGKLKTELKAAYVDQTNDGSPYNNENMLTTGIEMSYVTDPLYGFRIGLTGQGNASPFDDDQNSKQMKRAEWWATGFVLSEAYLGYAFDKTDVKFGRQYVNMPLVSGNYTRAFKEAFEGVSVYNNNLPDTQIQAGWFYKFQGRTNAVMSTDGDKDGRAPVFKDRVVLGGVGPYSREFDNIFTIAAINKSIQEATFTGSYARITNVASGNGNGDVNLFFGELNYIVPLDMLKLVFDARYNGSRVDGEFDKERFDGDMLGLRAGFKDLYGFSLYYAYTTVSDKDSAIISVGLGGNTYTSLPIRGPFVYTNQAGMDVHKILFEYNFAQVGLNGLKAAFHYVNGEQDSKNNKTNKDVDIKGWATVVNYAVKQVKGLSAAVFYSELEKDPNKSDAKTTEQDEIWIKLSYKFDVL